DNA sequence from the Nicotiana tomentosiformis chromosome 3, ASM39032v3, whole genome shotgun sequence genome:
CCCAACCAATTAATTAACCCGACCCAACCCTTCCCAAATCCCTGTCGTTGATCAAAAATGATCAACGGCTCACAATGCCTTCCCCCTTTCCCTTATATCACTCGACCCGCTCTATCCCCATTCCCTCTAAACCTGCCGCCTCTCCACTCTCTCCCCTCTGAAGAACCCTAACCCACCGCCTCTCGTAAACCCCTCTCCTAATCCCTCTTTTTATCGGATTTTCTTCCCATTCACTTACCATATCTGTATATTTCCATTACTGGGTGATTCTCTACGATATtacctagtacttgcctaaacatggcaagtactctTACTTTGATTCTGTCCGATTTACTTCCACCTCTTGAATCAGGATGATATTCCGTCCACACACGTTTATTCTACACCGTGTGAGTCTGATTTGTTAATATTTTGTTGATTCGTGTTTAACCCTAAAGCTAGGGTTTACAGATTTTCTTTGATTCAAACCAAAAGTggttcaagcttttaattttaagTGTTATCTCGTCTATATTCGCCCTATTATGTGTAAATTTGTTTGTCTCTGCCAATATTTTTTActtaccctaaaattagggtttcagattcttttaaatcgaacAAAATTTAGTTCGATTCTTGGATTTTGAATAGTATTTATgtctatgttcatcttattctatgcaGCATGTGATTTTATTTCTGCCGATTTGTGAACTTTACTTAAAATTACGGTTTTAAATTTTCTCCTTTCCTTACTGATTTTTAGTGCTTTCCTTTCTAATGTTTGACTGAAGATTTTCCATGTTTATGTGTTCAATTcctacactatataaacccctctcaTAAAACCCCTCAAGAGGCGATTGGAACCTCTGAATCCTTACTTTGTTCTCACTACTCATTTCTCTTACTCACTCACTCGCACACTCAAAAGCTCTCTAAATTGATGAAcaacctcctccggtgcaagcactgctcggagcccattcttgaggctcttgtgaactctgaagcatcggggaTTTGGGGTTTTTGCTACTACACACCTTTAATTCTGCTACTAGTTAGTGTTTAAACCTTcataatatttttccttctttctgcaCATGTATCTGAACTTTGGTTCAATTGTGATGGTGTTCATCTTTGATATCATTCTGTGTTAATTGATGCCCGAGAATATTCTACTGTTCATAGCATGCTTCACCATAATCTGCACCTTGTGATCTCTTATCTCCTAGTATTAGTTCTATACCCATGTAGCATTTTGACTTGTTAATTTAGACTTCAGTATTGTGGTTGTATGCTGTTTTGCATGTATTGCTTAGATAATTTCCTAGATCTATGAAAACCCCTTTACTTGAATGAACATTCAATGAATCCTGTGTATATTGGAGTGTTTTAAGACCTGTTCAAATTCGTTTCATGCTGTCCTGGATTTCCAACTCTATTTTTTAAGACTCTTGTGATAACATGTTTCCTAGTATGTCTTGATCTATCTGTTGTTCTTTCCTTTCTGTGTTTATCAACATGTGCATCCCTATATTGTGTTCAAGTGTTGATTAATGTTGCATTAGGTTAGACTAAGTTTAATTTATACCCTCAGATGTCCACTAGTGCAACCTATGTATGCTTACGAACCTGTCTCTTCTCCTAGTTCCTATGATGTTTTACTCTGTTATGTGCACATTGCTGAACCTACTGGCTTGCTTGACTATTTGTGTTGTGTGTTCAGGTCAGTGATCTCTATCTACCCTCCATACTTGTTACTTTGACATTCTAAATTCCAATTCTTagccgactgaaagccaaggctatctaggttctGTTGTTGGCcttcctagtgtgagcactgctcggggtctaaTTGAGACCCTcttgaactctgacacactagggttaggCTCTAGTCATTCTTCAACTTCTAAAAAGCTATCCCTAATACCCTACCTCCCTATCATGTATTGTGTTGATTCTAAGTGATGCAATATTTGGTGttgtcgggacccacagttgtggacctcgaaaagtgtctaacaccttctcctcgaggtaatttgagcccttacccgatcttttgtAACGCAACCGGTTAATCCAGAGTTATCTGCAAATAGGTGATCTAACACACCTTAAtctattaggtggcgactctctcttttaacacccttccttaaaagagttgtcccatgtcgaagcccgctttcgcgagaaaagaAGGGGCACGACACTGAGTAAATATTGTCTTATActtatactatacttttgcacattaTTTTGCAGATCTATGTGTTGGTAGCAGCGGACAACGGAAGTGAGCTTTGATTGGTCGAGAGAATTCAAGGTAGTATTGCATGGACTCCGCAGACCCTTGGAGTCCCCTTTCCTTATTTCATATTGTTGTATTACTTTCAAACAAAATTGTTCTTTTGAGACTCGTTATGTATTCagtttagagcttatgactctataCTACCTAATTTTGGGAGTTTGATTTATGTACCATTGTATTTGCTTTGTTGGAGCTTTATTCCACTATTTATATTAAATTCGGGCTCTTTATTATGTAAGTCTCTTACCTAGTCTTggaggttaggttccatcacgacttttggtgagattttgggtcatgacattctctctctctttctctttctctttctctctgtctttaatttttctttcttcttttctctaTATATTTCTCCTCTTATATTTCTCCTCTTCTTTCATCTCTTACCTATTCTCCATTCGTTTATGATATTGAAGCTATCAATGGAGTTTCCATTGTTTTCTGATTCTTGATTGTAATTCACGAATTGAAATACTAAGAAAAAGAAAACCAATTTGATTCCCAATTTCGTTTCTTTATACCTAAGTATATTATAGACAGAGTATGGTGGGAAAAGAGAGAGAATGAGACAAAGGAGTACATCACAGACACAGTATGATGGGGAAAGAGAGAATGAGACGAAGAAATCAAATAAGCACATCCATTCAAGAAGAGAATTTGGCCTTGATATTGTACCATGTGAACATTGCGAACGAGGCTATATATATTGACTTATTTTATTCATCCTCCATTCAATAACGATAGTAGAGGTAAATGTCTTTTACATGGTGGTAAAACATGCAGTTGAATGTTGCATCATTAAGTTGGTTATGACAAGCAAGTACTTCCCATAAGTACGCAACTCATTAATCGACCATGGTGTGAGGCTCTCTGTTTTGCGTTTGGTTGTTGGCCTTGAGGTATTGCACCACTCTCTTTAAAGGAGACTATAGTCCATTAAAGTAATAATAGGATGGACCAAATTATACACCTACAGGTAAAAAAAATACACAACCAATGTAGTTATATAGAGAAAATGACGTTCTATGGCCCCTAAAACTTTTAGTAGCCCATATTTTCTCATTGACCCAAAATAGCCTTTAGGCCAAATTTATTGACAAGTTGTAGCCATTATTCCTAATGCACAGATTTTCCTCCTATTGGAACCCCTAAGTACCAATTTTTCTCTATCCAAGGTATATTTCCCTTCCTAATGTAACTTTTTTTCTCTTTCTACATCTCCCCCGGAACTTTTCCTTTTCCCCAAACCTttcactccccccccccccaccccgcatttgcatttatattttatttatttatttggttacTTAGAAGTTAGCAAGTGGCTTTTACTTGTATAAACATGGACATGCATTTGTCCACTAGCTCAATTCATTTAACATCCTTACCTTTCTTTATATTCATTTCTTTCCTTATTGATTCATTTTGTAATTTTTAGCAGCTACTTAAAAAATAGAGAAATACAATAattttgtcacgaccaaaaacaaactcgtcgtgatggcgcctatcatggtactaggcaagccgactattcAGACATTTCCAACAGTTAAATCTTTGAAAGATACGAACCATGGTTTAATTAAAGGAAACAATCTTTTAAAAGCAGAATAGGAAGTCATAACTCAATACAAAATCTCTCCCAAAACTAGGGTGTCACCGAgaacatgagcatctacataatgATATAGTCTGGTACACCGTCtagaaaataaaactaaaaaataaaataaaagataagggaggagagtcaaggtttgtACCTCGATGATCCCCGAATGTCCGCACTCTGCAACCGCCATGACCGgaaacacctgaatctgcacacgaggtgcaaggtgtagcatgagtacaactaactcaataagtaacaaatctaacctttgactgaaagtagtgacgaattCAGCAAGTGcagttcaatatagaaataatagtgcagaaatgtaggcatgttttcaagttcATCAGATAAaaactcaatacaagtaaaatagatcaactcTAAATGATAGGAGGGATATGAAATTTCTATACCTACATGCCACTGTGCATGTTGTATATGGTATGGAAGCCTCACGTAATCACACTCTCAAGGTACTGAATCACTCTGTACAGTACGAGGCAGGTTCagcccagggaaatccatcccaaatataatgtataggcaactccatgcccaggtaactccatcccaaatatgaaTATATAGGGAAACTCCATGCCatggaactccatcccaaataaaatATCTACtgtgctcactgtgggggtgcagaccCCAGAGGGGCTCCCCCAGCACAAGCGCTATAATAATCCAGATCTAGGCATAAATGAatgaaaacatgttgcggcgtgcagcctgatcccatagtTATCACTCAcgatcaggccctcggcctcactcagtcatcaatctctctagtctctcgggctcacaatgtaatgaaactagcccaaaatgatgatatgatatgcaatgaatgagtatgactgagtgtAAAATTttagtttaaacatataattcgacagcagaaatgacctcaatgggtcccaataattccagcatttgcctaagcataatttctaatATGAGTCATAGTTCAGTCTCTATAACACGTGAAAACTACAtggaaaatacaagttaattgactactcagctctacggaatcgattgagtctcaatttctacggtgcacgcccacacgcctgtcacctagcatgtgtgtcacctccaaacaaatcacataacacgtataatcagagTTTATagcctcagctccaagtttagaagtgttacttacctaaaactgtgtaaatctctactccaacacgcccTTCCCTcatgaatcggcctccaaataccttgaatctagccacaaacagtttgatacaatcaacacaggctaaaggaatcaattccataagtaAATACTAAGATATTAAtcaaaaatttaaaagttaactcaaaagccggcccctaggcccacgtctcagaatccaataaaagtcataaaatctgaacacccatttaaCCACGAATCTAACcgtaccaaatttaccaaaatgcgacatcaaatcgccactcaaatccttaaattaaacccTCAAAATTcctagcctccaactcccaaattccacctcaaaaatacacaaactaggtgggaaattcaatggggataCATAATTATTGAGCAAACTAAACCACAAGTAACTTACCTTAAGAATAACTTCAAAATCCCTCTCACAATCGCCTAGTCCCGGTCTTGGAAtgttcaaaaatgaagaaaatctcagaacccttatttttaatacactacCCAActttttccgcacctgcagagccTGAGCTCGCACATGCGCTCCCGCTTTTGCGGAGAAAAACTCTCTTCTATGAAACTCACTTAACAACCGACCAagcgcacctgcggtcccagattcgcacctgcgggaccgcatCAGCAAACCATTCCCCGCTTCTGCAACTCCCATGCTTCCTGTCCAAATCCGCTTATGCGGTCCACCTCGCGCATATATGCATCCGCATCTGCAGAAAATTTTTCGTGCCTGCGCACCTCAGCATAACACTTAAGCCAAATTCAATTCGAAAATCACCCGAGCTCcacccgaggaccccgggacttcaaccaattataccagcaagtcctaaaacacgataccaacttagtcaagccttaaaatcacatcaaacaacgctaaaaccacgaatcacgcatcgattcaagcctaatgaacttttaaacttctcacttcaacattcgatgccaaaacctatcaaatcatgtccgattgaccctagattttccacacaagtcacaaataagaccacagacctactccaactcccaaaACTCTAATCCGAGCCTGGTAAcaacaaagtccactctcggtcaaacttataaatttccaatgttcaccatttcaagcctaattcaactacggacctctaaatcatagtacggacacgctcctaagtcaaaaatcaatcAACGGAGATAACGAAACCATCGAAAGTCCATTCCAAAGttgtttacacacaagtcaacatacgatcaaccttttcaacttaagctttcaaccttgagactaagtatctcaactcATTCAGAAACCTtttcggacctgaaccaactacccccacaagtcacataacaggTATAAagaataaaatgagcagtaaatgggggaacggggctacaactcttaaataaacattcgtcctcgaacgggtctagaaacgtacttggagtctcaaataggagTGCATATCTGCTACGTATctcttgctcggtctcccaagtagcctcctcaactgggtggcttctccactgcaccttcactgaagctatgtccttggacctcaactttcgaacctgccaacCCAAAATAGCCATTGGGTCCACataataagtcaaatcaccatctaactaaaccgtgctgaaatccaaaacatgagacggatcgctgacatactttcggagcatagaaacatgaaatactggatgcacactcgacagactaggtggcaaggcaagcttgtaagacacatctccaatcctctgaagtacctcaaacggcccaatataccgagggctcaacttgcccttcttcctgaatctcataacacccttcatgggttacaccttgagtagtaccttctccctaaccatgaaagcaacatcacaaaccttcctattagcgtaactcttctgtctggactgcgtcgtgaatcaattttacctttaccaaagcatcctgaaccaagtcaataACCAATAGCCTAGCGTCACTTGGCTCATACTAACCCACCAGAGatcgacactgtctcccatacaaagcctcatacggagccatctaaatgctcgaccgGTAGCTGTTGTTGcaggcaaactctgcgagcggcaaaaactgatcccaagaactcttgaaatctatgacacaagcatgtagcatatcctccaatatctgaataattcgctcggactgtccgtccgtctgagggtgaaatgctgtactcgaGTAAACCTAggtgcacggctctccaaaactacaACGTAAACTGTGTGCCcagatctgaaatgatggacactggcacgtCGTGAAGGAGagcaatctcgcggatgtaaatctcagccaatcgctctgaagaataggtagtcccaactggaatgaagtgcgcgaacttggttagtcgatccacaatcacccaaatagcatcaatccttgaagtccgtgggagacaaactacaaaatccatggtgatacgctccaaattccactctggaatctctaaccactgaagcaatccacccggtctctgatgctcatacttcacctgctgacagttaagacaccaagctacaaacccacTATATCCTTCCTCATtcccctccaccaataatgctgcctcaagtcctggtacatcttcgcggcaccaggatgaatggaataccgcgaactgtgagcctcctcaagaatcaactcacatagcccatctacattaggcacacaaattcgacgctgcatcctcaacaccgcatcatccccaatagtaacatccctgGTATCACCTTGTTGaacagtgtccttaaggacaatcaaatggggatcatcataatgGCGCTctatgatgcgatcatataaggatgatcgagaaaccacacaagctagaactcggctgggctccgaaacatctaatctcacaaactggttggccaatgcCTGAATGAATGAATGTAATGCTAGCCATGCTCATCGTcattctactcaaggcatcagccaccacattggccttcccataATGATACACAATcataatatcatagtcctttagcagctccaaccatcaccgctgcctcaaatttagatccttttgtttaaacaagggatggaggctccgatgatccgtaaatacctcacaagacacactgtagtgataatgcctccaaatcttcaatgcatgaacgatggcatcCAACTCCATAtaatgaacagg
Encoded proteins:
- the LOC138907740 gene encoding uncharacterized protein — its product is MVGKGCLSYLAFERDVGADTPTIDSVPVVRNFPDGFHADLPGMPPDRDIDFGIDLVTGTQPISIPLCRSYAMYCDASRINIGCVLMQEDRVITYALGQLKPHEKNYPVHYMELDAIVHALKIWRHYHYSVSCEALANQFVRLDVSEPSRVLACVVSRSSLYDRIIERHYDDPHLIVLKDTVQQGDTRDVTIGDDAVLRMQRRICVPNVRKLRSKDIASVKVQWRSHPVEEATWETEQEIRSRYALLFETPRLAGIIG